CATATTTGCCTCTTCTTCTGTACTAAAGTTGGCACTTACTCCACCTGCACTTATATCAAATATCTTACCTTCAATGATTTTATTAGGCAAGATTTCTACTTTCAAGATACCGTAATCAACTTTTACTCTGTAGTGTTTTCTCTTATCATCATCTACTAAAGGTAGTGTTTGTAATATTTCATAGATTCTTTCGGATATATCTTCTGTTTTTAGAGAACTGTCAACTATACCTATTATTCCTTTTGATAGGAATTCTTTTAATTTTGATATTTCTTTCTCAGAGGTTATTAAGATTAAATGTTTTTTTAATAAGGTTATTTTATCAATTATTTCAGAAATATTGTAAGAGTTAAGTTTTTTAATTCCGTCAAAGTCTAAAATAAAAACGTCAAAATTTTTATTATTGTCAATGCTATCAGGGAATATGTGGTTGACATAATATCCTTTTGATATTAAAACAATACCTATAACCCTTGAGAGTACTACACTTCCTGAAACTATACCTACTTTAACCATAGTTAATAATATAAAGAAGTGGGATTGTTTAATCAAGTCTATATGAATCTATACCAACCTGTTTCTGTACCGACTATTATAGTAGAAAATTTTGTGAATATACCGTTTTCAATTATACCAGGTATACTCTTAAGCCATTTTTCAGTTTCTCTGGGGTTTTCAAGTTTCATATAGCATTCAAGTAAGAAGTTTCCGTTGTCACTTACTACAGGACCTAGCTTACCTTTACCAACTCTTAGTACGGGGTTATAGTCTTTCAACTCTCTCATAACTATTGGTGCTGCGAATGGTAAAACTTCCATGTTTACAATACCTTCTAGTACACCGTCAACTATTTTAGTTTCATCAACTATCACTATAAACTCGTTTGCGTTGTAGTCAATTATCTTTTCTCTTGTTAATGCTCCACCTCCGCCTTTAAGGAGTGCTTGTTTATTTGCTTTATCTGCTCCATCTATTGCTATATCTATTCTATCAACTGCATCTGTATCTGTAACTAAGATACCGTTTTGTATAGCGAGCATTCTAGAAGCATAAGATGTTGTGACACATACTACATCAAGACCGTCTCTTACTCTTTCTCCCAAGAGTTTAATGAATTCTTGAACTGTAGTACCGCTACCTAGGCCAACAATCATCCCGTTTTTTATATACTCGAGTGCTGCTTTGGAAGCATTTATCTTAGGTAAAGATGATGAAGATATCATGTGTTTATCCATATGGATTTATATTCTTTCTGCTTGATCAAAATTAACGTTTAATGGAGTTTCTCTGTTAAATATTGTGACATTGACTTTAAGTTTATATTTATCAGGATATACCTCAACAACAGTTCCGACGAGTCCTTTGAAAGGCCCATCTATTATTCTTACTTGGTTGCCTACTTCGAATGAAGATGATAAATCAACAAATGCTCTGCTCTTGAATTCACCAGTCCTTTCAAATATAGATCTCACTTCTTCTATTGATAGAGGTTTTGGAGGGACTTTGAAAGAACTTACACCTGTTTTGTCTTTTTGAGATCCTAGGAAACCTATGACTCCACGGATGTTTTTTATAGTCCTTAGAAAATATTCCAAGCTTTTTTCTTCCGTAGGAAGATCCAACTCCATTAGTACGTATCCTGGAAATATTCTTTGTTGCTTGATTATTTTCTTGTCATTTTTTCCTTTGGTTTCGATATTTTCAGTTAGTATTTTAATGTTAGCTATAATTCTCCTTATATTTTCATCTTTTTCAGAGATACTTTTTATCTTCTCGACTACGCTTTTTTCAAATCCTGAGATAGTATGTAGTACGTACCAGGCTCTACTCATAAATTTTACCCTTTACTTAAGAATGAGACCAACTATTGTTGAGGAGATAAAATCAACAATTCCTAGTATTATTGAAAGTATTATTATAAAGACTATTACGACCCATGAAGATGATATAACCTCTTCTTTTGGTGGCCAAGAAACCTTCTTCATTTCTTCAGCTACATCTTTAAAAAACTTTACTATTGTCTTCATACAAGAATCCTTACCTTTTGTATTCAGGCCTGGTGGGGCTCGAACCCACAACCTCCGGATTTGGAGTCCGGCGCTCTGGCCAATTAGAGCTACAGGCCTAGAATGGGGATGGAGGGACTCGAACCCTCACGGGCTTTCACCCAGGGGATTTTAAGTCCCCCGCGTCTGCCATTCCGCCACACCCCCAAGCAAAATTATTATATATAACATCAACATGACATTTCAAACTCTGAAGTAGCTATCAATTAAAATCTAAATTCTTTAGGACAAAATTCAAAATAAATTTGTATAAATCTGTGTAGTTTTATAAAAGTATCACAGGATATAATTTATGGCCTACTCAAAGTTTTGTATTTTTGTTATCATGCTTCCAGATTAATACAGGTGGGTCTTGTCTAAATTTCACTAACCTATTTCGTAGA
The window above is part of the Brevinematales bacterium genome. Proteins encoded here:
- a CDS encoding KOW motif-containing protein → MSRAWYVLHTISGFEKSVVEKIKSISEKDENIRRIIANIKILTENIETKGKNDKKIIKQQRIFPGYVLMELDLPTEEKSLEYFLRTIKNIRGVIGFLGSQKDKTGVSSFKVPPKPLSIEEVRSIFERTGEFKSRAFVDLSSSFEVGNQVRIIDGPFKGLVGTVVEVYPDKYKLKVNVTIFNRETPLNVNFDQAERI
- the rpiA gene encoding ribose-5-phosphate isomerase RpiA, encoding MDKHMISSSSLPKINASKAALEYIKNGMIVGLGSGTTVQEFIKLLGERVRDGLDVVCVTTSYASRMLAIQNGILVTDTDAVDRIDIAIDGADKANKQALLKGGGGALTREKIIDYNANEFIVIVDETKIVDGVLEGIVNMEVLPFAAPIVMRELKDYNPVLRVGKGKLGPVVSDNGNFLLECYMKLENPRETEKWLKSIPGIIENGIFTKFSTIIVGTETGWYRFI
- the secE gene encoding preprotein translocase subunit SecE; amino-acid sequence: MKTIVKFFKDVAEEMKKVSWPPKEEVISSSWVVIVFIIILSIILGIVDFISSTIVGLILK